The Borrelia hispanica CRI genome includes the window AAGTAACAAATAACTATTATCAACATTTAGGAATTAATATGGGTACTGAAGTTTATTATGAACTCAAATACAACAAAAAAGAATGTAATAGATTAATAAATAAAAGTTTCAAAATAAAAAAAGAAAAAAGATTCCAAAAGCGCGTTAATGAACATTTTAAAAGCAAATTCAATAAAGAGGGGAGTGTAGAAAAAGCGGAGTCTTTATATAATAAATATAATAAGAATAAAAAAGAAGAAAAGTGTACAAGTCAAATCGAAGATTTTCAATTGAAGAAATATGCAAATAAATGTAATTTTAAGACGAGATTCTTCTATAATATTCTTAAACTTAATTTAGAAAAAGAAGTAAAAGTTGACTTATTGAGGAAACTGAAGAATGCTGAGAATGCAATAGAGAGATGCTATATTGGAGATACTAAAAGGGGAGAAGATAAAAGATGCGTAACATTGAAAGAGAAACAAGAGAAGCTTTCATTGGTGTTAGAAAGTGTAGTAACGGAATTAAAAAATGAAGGATATGATAGTGCAGATTTAGAAGCCAAGATGGGGTCTATATATGAAAAATATAGACCCAAGCCCCATTTTATTATAGAACAAGAGAGATATGGGGATTTGAGCGTCATTGTTGCGAATTTAAAGAAGACGGTCAAAAAAACAGAAAATCTGAAATCACAATATGAAGATCTTAAAAACAATATATTTAGCATACTACTTGATCAATTGAGACAAAAAGTAAAGATAGAAATTCTCATACCAAAATTGAAAGAGTATTTAAAAAGGCAAGAGAAATTAGAATATAAAAAGGTATTTAATAACCAGTATTACTATGAACTTTTAGATTTGATAGAAAACCAGAAGGAACATTTAAAACACTCTGAATTTAAGGAAGCTGTAACTTAAGGATTTATTATGGAGCATGGGTTAAATATTTTAGAAAAGAAAAAAATAAAATTAATTCCAAAAGAAGAAAAACCTCTATTTGTCAAAATAGAGGAAATTGAAGGTAGAAGATTATATCACACGAAAATCATGATGGATTTACATTTGTTTAAGGTAAATGAAAACCAAAAACATAAGTTTTTTGTTTCATTAAGAGGACTTTTTGATCAGAACAAAGTAGAATATTTTCATTTATTTTCTATAAAGGGAGACGATAAATTTTTGGGAATTTATTATGGATATAGAAAACCAGTAAAAAATATTATCAGAAAATATGAAGATAATGGTGTGAGTAAATCAGCTATTTTCTTGAAAGTTTATTATATAGAATTTAGGTTTAAAAAAGGAAGTGTTTTTTGCTATTTAAGGGGACTTGCTTATCTATTTAGAAAAGATAGACTAAAAACGAAATATTGTCAAACTTTAATTGATATGACAAGGAGATTAGAAAAAAAAGTATATGAATTTTACAACAAAAAATTATTAGAAGGGGGTCTGATAACTAAATGGATAGAAAAAAAGCAAAAATAATTAGTATTGCAAATATGAAGGGTGGTGTTGGTAAAAGTGCAACTAGTTTAGCATTTGCATCTTTGTTATCAAGAAAAAATAAGATTTTACTTATAGATATGGATACACAAGCTTCAATTACTAGCTATTATAAAGATCAGATAAGAGAACATAACGTTGATTTAAGAATGATTAATATATATGAAGTTTTAAAAAATAATTTAAATATTGAAGATTCAATTATAAGTGTTGGTAAAAATATAGATTTGATTCCTAGCTATTTAAGCTTACATAAAATTAATGATGATAGAATAGATTCTAAAGAACTTTTGCTTAAGTCTAATTTGGATTGTTTTTGTAGTAATTATGAATATATTATATTAGATACAACTCCTAGTTTTGATTTTACATATAAAAATTCATTATTAAGCAGTAGTCATATAATTGTCCCGCTTGTTCCTGAAAAATGGGCTATTGAATGTCTAGATTTGTTTTATTATTTTCTTAACATTTTAGAATTAAAGATTCCTGTTTTTATACTTGCTACTAGATTTAAAAATAATAATACTCATAAAGAATATGTTGATTTAATAAGGGAAAAAGAAAATTTTTTAGGTATTATCTCTGAACGAGAAGATTTAAATAGAAATATAGCTAGCAATTCTGTTTTTTCTTCAAGTAGAGATTATATGAGAGAATATGAAAATGCTGTTAATAATTTTTTAAATAGTTTTTAAGTATTAAATAATTCTTATTATTTAGTATAACAACTTGTCCGTTAAACGGATAAAGTGAATAAATTGGAGGATGTTATGAAATTAAAGGGGAAGTTGAGAATAGACAATAGGAGTTTGGAAACAATGCATAATGACGATGTGTCGGTTCGTTATAATAAATTAAAGGAAAGAATAGTAAATAATTTTAAAAAGGAAATTTTTCATAAAATAGAAGTTATAAAGGCATTGAAAGAAATAAAAGATAATAAGTATTATGAATTAGACGGATATAAAAGTTTTAATTCTTTTGCAAAGAACTTTAGGATTGCAAGAACCCAAGTATATGAGTATCTACGCATAGGAGATGCATTTGAAGAAGGGTTATTAGAGGAGCAATTTGTCATAGAAAATGGAATTAATGAAACCATTTCCTTTTTAAGAAATAAAGAAGGTATTTCTATTAAAAGGTCAAGACAAAATCCAATAAAGCCCTTAAGATTTCAACTTAAAAAACAAGCAAGTTATGATTTTTATAAAAAAAATTCTAAGTTTACAGGATTTTTATTAGATACGCTTTTTGATAACGAAAAAGATTTACTTGAAAAGTTTTTAAAAGAATTTCAAAATTTGAAGGGGAATTGATTGATAAGGGGGTGTTGTTTATGAATAATTTGGCATATAGGACATATAAGACTGAAGATTTAAGAGTTGAATTCATAGAGAAGGGATTTAGTGAAGCAGCAGTGGATTTTATTTTATTTCATAATGATAATTCTCATTTTGAAGTTTTAAAAGAAAAAATGAATTCATTGGAACAGCAAATGATTAACATAGAAAAGAATTTGCAAAAGGATATAAGACATTTGGATTTAAAGATAGATAATGTAGAAAAGTCTTTGCAAAAGGACATTGCTAATTTAGATATTAAAATAGATCATATAAGAAACGAAGTAAATGCTAGAATAGATATTTTGGAAAGAAACTTACAAAAAGATGTCTCTAATCTAGAGAAAGAAATCAAAAATAATAAGGATTTGTTATTAGAGAGACTTAATACGGGAAATAGAATAATACATTTTATGATAATAGCGGTAGGAATTCTTTCTCCAATTATTTTTGCGATACTAAATAAATTTTTTATAAATTGATAATTATTAAAATATTTGTATCATATCAAAAAATAATAAGTATTTGTTAAGATTTGTTTGATTTTATTTAAAAAGTAGTGTATCTTACTTTTGAGGTCTACGTATAGTAGAAAACTCTTTTTTATTGCTGTATTCATAAGTTTTAGAGCTTAGTTAAGGATTCTGTCTAGAATTTTTAATTAAGCTCTAAGTTTTTGTGTTTTAATGCTTATTAATTAAATCAATATATTAACATATTAATATACATATATAAATTTCAATTTTTGATTCTAATGACAATTTTTTAACAAAATATTTAAAAGTGTTTGTTAAAAATTATTTTTT containing:
- a CDS encoding chromosome replication/partitioning protein; the protein is MKLKGKLRIDNRSLETMHNDDVSVRYNKLKERIVNNFKKEIFHKIEVIKALKEIKDNKYYELDGYKSFNSFAKNFRIARTQVYEYLRIGDAFEEGLLEEQFVIENGINETISFLRNKEGISIKRSRQNPIKPLRFQLKKQASYDFYKKNSKFTGFLLDTLFDNEKDLLEKFLKEFQNLKGN
- the bdr gene encoding Bdr family repetitive protein; amino-acid sequence: MNNLAYRTYKTEDLRVEFIEKGFSEAAVDFILFHNDNSHFEVLKEKMNSLEQQMINIEKNLQKDIRHLDLKIDNVEKSLQKDIANLDIKIDHIRNEVNARIDILERNLQKDVSNLEKEIKNNKDLLLERLNTGNRIIHFMIIAVGILSPIIFAILNKFFIN
- a CDS encoding DUF226 domain-containing protein, with the protein product MEHGLNILEKKKIKLIPKEEKPLFVKIEEIEGRRLYHTKIMMDLHLFKVNENQKHKFFVSLRGLFDQNKVEYFHLFSIKGDDKFLGIYYGYRKPVKNIIRKYEDNGVSKSAIFLKVYYIEFRFKKGSVFCYLRGLAYLFRKDRLKTKYCQTLIDMTRRLEKKVYEFYNKKLLEGGLITKWIEKKQK
- a CDS encoding plasmid maintenance protein codes for the protein VTNNYYQHLGINMGTEVYYELKYNKKECNRLINKSFKIKKEKRFQKRVNEHFKSKFNKEGSVEKAESLYNKYNKNKKEEKCTSQIEDFQLKKYANKCNFKTRFFYNILKLNLEKEVKVDLLRKLKNAENAIERCYIGDTKRGEDKRCVTLKEKQEKLSLVLESVVTELKNEGYDSADLEAKMGSIYEKYRPKPHFIIEQERYGDLSVIVANLKKTVKKTENLKSQYEDLKNNIFSILLDQLRQKVKIEILIPKLKEYLKRQEKLEYKKVFNNQYYYELLDLIENQKEHLKHSEFKEAVT
- a CDS encoding ParA family protein translates to MDRKKAKIISIANMKGGVGKSATSLAFASLLSRKNKILLIDMDTQASITSYYKDQIREHNVDLRMINIYEVLKNNLNIEDSIISVGKNIDLIPSYLSLHKINDDRIDSKELLLKSNLDCFCSNYEYIILDTTPSFDFTYKNSLLSSSHIIVPLVPEKWAIECLDLFYYFLNILELKIPVFILATRFKNNNTHKEYVDLIREKENFLGIISEREDLNRNIASNSVFSSSRDYMREYENAVNNFLNSF